The Metabacillus schmidteae genome has a segment encoding these proteins:
- a CDS encoding UDP-N-acetylmuramoyl-tripeptide--D-alanyl-D-alanine ligase has product MIKRSLHDIEKMVGGFGLEEKYKTLYITGVTTDSRQVEECCLFIPLVGDIYNGHEFGEKAIKDGAAAVIWQKTEKNPPKDAPVIFVEDTLTALQALAKSYIDQLQVKVVGITGSNGKTTTKDMVASLLETTFKVHKTKGNFNNHIGLPLTVLSMSEDTEIAVLEMGMSGKGEIELLSTLANPDVAVITNIGESHLMDLGSREGIAEAKLEITKGLKKDGLFIYHGDEQLLQERVPSLSIHTATFGEKSTNDYYPTEITQELTGTSFKVKNEEYFIPVLGKHNVWNALAAYAVASHLGVKEEAIKEGFLSIKITGMRLELIEAKSGASVINDAYNASPTSMKAAIDLIENLKGFEQKFVVLGDMLELGEEEKEYHREVGRAIKPNNISHIFTYGRLGAEIAAGAREKYSQELVHHFEEKSELITMLKSLVHKNDVVLVKASRGMKLEEVVNALI; this is encoded by the coding sequence ATGATTAAAAGGTCGTTGCATGATATTGAGAAAATGGTTGGAGGATTCGGGCTAGAGGAAAAATATAAAACCCTTTACATAACAGGGGTTACAACGGATTCTCGTCAGGTTGAAGAATGTTGCTTGTTTATTCCGCTTGTTGGAGATATTTATAATGGTCATGAATTTGGAGAGAAAGCAATAAAAGATGGAGCAGCAGCAGTAATTTGGCAAAAAACTGAAAAAAATCCACCAAAGGATGCCCCGGTGATTTTTGTAGAGGATACGCTTACGGCTTTGCAGGCACTTGCGAAATCATATATCGATCAACTGCAGGTAAAAGTTGTAGGAATTACAGGAAGTAATGGAAAAACAACAACAAAAGATATGGTTGCTTCACTATTGGAAACAACCTTTAAAGTGCATAAAACGAAGGGTAATTTCAATAATCATATTGGCTTACCATTAACGGTATTAAGTATGAGTGAGGATACAGAAATAGCTGTACTCGAAATGGGCATGAGCGGTAAAGGAGAAATTGAACTTTTATCAACTCTGGCCAATCCTGATGTAGCCGTAATTACAAATATTGGTGAATCACACTTAATGGATTTGGGCTCCCGGGAAGGAATTGCAGAGGCAAAGCTTGAAATTACAAAGGGGTTAAAAAAGGATGGATTGTTCATATACCATGGAGATGAACAATTGCTACAAGAAAGAGTTCCATCCCTATCGATACATACAGCAACATTTGGTGAAAAGTCAACGAATGATTATTATCCAACAGAAATTACACAAGAGCTCACAGGTACATCTTTTAAAGTGAAAAATGAGGAATACTTTATTCCAGTACTAGGAAAACATAATGTATGGAATGCATTAGCTGCATATGCTGTTGCTTCCCATTTAGGAGTGAAAGAGGAAGCGATTAAGGAAGGCTTTTTGTCTATAAAGATTACAGGTATGCGTTTAGAGCTAATTGAAGCTAAAAGTGGTGCTTCGGTCATTAATGATGCGTATAACGCCAGTCCTACATCAATGAAGGCAGCAATTGACTTAATCGAAAATTTAAAGGGATTTGAACAAAAGTTTGTCGTTCTTGGTGATATGCTCGAACTTGGTGAGGAAGAAAAAGAATATCATCGCGAAGTAGGGAGAGCGATTAAGCCAAACAACATCTCACATATTTTTACTTATGGACGTTTAGGTGCAGAAATAGCTGCAGGGGCAAGAGAAAAATATAGTCAAGAACTTGTGCATCACTTTGAGGAAAAAAGCGAATTGATTACAATGTTAAAATCACTCGTTCATAAAAATGATGTTGTACTTGTGAAAGCGTCTAGAGGGATGAAGCTTGAAGAGGTCGTGAATGCTCTTATTTAA
- a CDS encoding alpha/beta hydrolase — translation MKGCLFIHGFTGAPYEVEPLASYIRKKTGWVVKVPTLPGHGVTLSLKGHTYMEWITYAEQELLSLMEEVDEVYVIGFSMGGIIASYLAAHYNVQKLVLLSAAAYYVNPKQIVIDTKDMIKDLMSGNINNNELFNRYKQKILQTPIRSTLEFQKLVKKVKPYFQQLNIPVLIIQGECDGIVPVKSAHYLYNNIPSKEKKLYLLPCSKHHVCHGDDYEDLKNYVEDFLSTEENVLT, via the coding sequence ATGAAAGGCTGTCTCTTTATTCATGGTTTTACCGGTGCTCCTTATGAAGTCGAGCCCTTAGCCAGCTATATTCGTAAAAAAACAGGCTGGGTTGTCAAAGTGCCGACCCTGCCTGGACATGGAGTAACTCTTTCGTTAAAAGGGCATACCTATATGGAGTGGATTACATATGCTGAACAAGAGCTTCTGTCCTTAATGGAAGAGGTGGATGAGGTGTATGTAATTGGATTCTCAATGGGAGGTATCATTGCCTCTTACTTAGCAGCCCATTATAATGTTCAGAAGTTAGTTTTGCTCAGTGCAGCAGCCTATTACGTAAATCCAAAACAAATTGTGATTGATACAAAAGATATGATAAAAGATTTAATGAGTGGGAACATTAATAATAATGAGTTGTTTAACCGGTATAAACAAAAAATACTTCAAACACCAATAAGATCTACTTTAGAATTTCAAAAGCTTGTAAAAAAAGTAAAGCCATACTTTCAACAACTAAACATACCCGTTTTAATTATTCAGGGGGAATGTGACGGGATTGTACCGGTAAAAAGTGCTCATTATCTATATAACAACATTCCTTCGAAAGAAAAAAAACTTTATTTATTACCGTGCTCGAAGCACCATGTTTGCCACGGAGATGATTATGAAGACCTAAAAAACTATGTTGAAGATTTTTTATCTACTGAAGAGAATGTACTAACATAA